A region from the Mycoplasmopsis bovigenitalium genome encodes:
- the truB gene encoding tRNA pseudouridine(55) synthase TruB produces MFYLLNKPKGVSSFKCINDFAKANKIKKIGHTGTLDPLASGLLLVATDDDTKLIPYINDKTKTYITSIEFGKSTSTYDSEGAITNTSINRLKKSDINKAIQWLNSQKTQIPPLFSAKKINGARGYDLARKNIDFELKPQNIEVKNTKLIDFDEQNQILTVELTVSNGTYIRSLANDIGLAFNTFSYMKELERTSISTLQKNMLANNNFVAIINFTPLLSLQHINVSFNQLIQLKNGLDIEFTIEDGEYLLTCEEFDKCNVLGIITANAKKIKPKRLFGSRLPK; encoded by the coding sequence ATGTTTTACTTATTAAACAAACCAAAAGGCGTCTCTTCTTTTAAATGCATAAATGATTTTGCTAAAGCAAATAAAATTAAAAAAATTGGCCATACAGGAACTCTTGACCCTCTTGCCAGCGGCCTACTTTTAGTAGCTACTGATGACGATACAAAATTAATTCCTTACATCAATGATAAAACCAAAACGTATATAACATCAATTGAATTCGGAAAATCTACTTCTACCTATGATTCAGAAGGTGCAATTACAAACACATCAATAAATCGCTTAAAAAAGAGTGATATTAATAAAGCAATTCAATGACTTAATTCGCAAAAAACTCAAATTCCTCCTTTATTTAGCGCTAAAAAAATTAATGGCGCAAGAGGTTATGATTTAGCAAGAAAAAATATTGATTTCGAACTAAAACCTCAAAATATCGAAGTTAAAAACACAAAATTAATTGATTTCGATGAACAAAATCAAATATTAACCGTTGAATTAACTGTATCCAACGGTACATATATTCGTTCACTTGCTAATGACATTGGTTTGGCTTTTAACACTTTTTCTTACATGAAAGAACTTGAGCGCACTAGTATTTCAACTCTGCAAAAAAATATGCTTGCCAACAACAATTTTGTTGCTATAATTAATTTTACGCCCTTACTTTCTTTACAACATATTAATGTTAGTTTTAATCAATTAATTCAGCTTAAAAATGGCCTTGATATTGAATTCACTATTGAAGATGGTGAATATTTATTGACCTGCGAAGAATTTGATAAATGTAATGTTTTGGGAATAATAACTGCAAATGCAAAAAAAATTAAACCTAAAAGGTTATTTGGTTCGCGTTTGCCTAAATAG
- a CDS encoding YcsE-related riboflavin metabolism phosphatase codes for MKSELKNNIKLAAFDIDGTILPYTAPALSDTVTKMFKELKNNNIYSTLSTAREFITIGNLMDKTPDLDFFIGANGMFVYDFQNKKIIYEKTISLIDLKIIYDEVLKCKDTNGLTVTDLDWCYYSEGTHLNTWFLSPHAAKMKLFNLDAIDEEHIHIITIQTKGEEQTKRAVEYFEKVIKDNNLNVSINSYWHSGLFICPKGVTKSQTIDWLCEYLNIKNSKNVIAFGDSSNDIEMISNAAYGVAMNHSEQYLKDAANDVAGDVKNDGAYLKLKELRLI; via the coding sequence ATGAAAAGTGAATTGAAAAATAATATTAAGTTAGCCGCTTTTGATATTGATGGAACTATTTTGCCTTACACTGCACCTGCGCTAAGTGATACAGTTACCAAAATGTTTAAAGAATTAAAAAATAATAATATTTATTCAACTCTTTCAACAGCTCGCGAATTTATCACTATTGGAAATTTAATGGATAAAACTCCAGATTTAGATTTTTTTATTGGTGCTAATGGAATGTTTGTATACGATTTTCAAAACAAAAAGATAATTTATGAAAAAACAATTAGCCTTATTGATTTAAAAATAATTTATGATGAAGTTTTAAAATGCAAAGATACTAATGGTTTAACAGTTACAGACCTTGATTGATGTTATTATTCAGAAGGTACGCATTTAAATACTTGATTTTTAAGTCCTCATGCTGCAAAAATGAAATTATTCAACTTAGATGCAATTGATGAGGAACACATCCACATCATTACTATTCAAACCAAAGGCGAAGAGCAAACAAAACGCGCTGTTGAATATTTTGAAAAAGTTATAAAAGATAATAATTTAAATGTTTCAATCAATTCATATTGACACAGTGGACTTTTCATTTGTCCTAAAGGAGTAACAAAAAGTCAAACTATTGACTGACTGTGCGAATATCTAAACATTAAAAATTCTAAAAATGTAATTGCATTTGGCGACAGCTCAAATGATATTGAAATGATTTCTAATGCTGCATATGGAGTTGCAATGAACCACTCTGAGCAATATTTAAAAGATGCCGCAAATGACGTTGCTGGCGATGTTAAAAATGACGGAGCATATTTAAAATTAAAAGAGTTGCGCTTAATTTAA